A region from the Ignavibacteriota bacterium genome encodes:
- a CDS encoding PLP-dependent transferase, with protein MNFSTNAIHAGQKPDPTTGSVMMPVHLTSTYVQEELGKNKGYEYSRVSNPTRDALEMNIAALENGKDGMAFGSGMAAIDAIFRLLKPGDHILVSHNVYGGTYRIGKMVLEEYGLLFDFVDTTNLPLVRKAIKPNTKMLFIETPTNPTMEITDLKAIAKLAKQHKLISVCDNTFATPYLQRPLDCGFDVVVHSLTKYLNGHSDMLGGMVITNNKKITERLRFFQKAVGGILSPFDAWLCLRGTKTLAVRMERHGESAMKVAQWLSKQKKIKRVYYPGLPEHPQHHLAKRQMKNFGGMISFDLGSLEAAKRFLKRVRLCALAESLGGVETLISHPATMTHASIPYEQRQKIGVTDGLVRISVGLEDVDDIIADLKSAL; from the coding sequence ATGAACTTTTCCACCAACGCAATCCACGCAGGGCAGAAACCTGACCCGACAACCGGTTCAGTAATGATGCCGGTACATTTAACTTCAACCTACGTGCAGGAAGAACTCGGCAAGAACAAGGGCTATGAGTATTCCCGCGTTTCCAATCCGACACGCGATGCGCTTGAAATGAACATCGCCGCGCTGGAAAACGGAAAGGACGGAATGGCATTCGGCTCCGGCATGGCGGCGATTGATGCAATTTTTCGATTGCTGAAACCCGGCGACCACATTCTTGTATCGCACAATGTGTATGGCGGAACGTATCGCATCGGAAAAATGGTGCTCGAAGAGTACGGTTTGCTGTTTGATTTTGTTGACACGACGAACCTTCCGCTCGTTCGGAAAGCAATCAAACCGAACACGAAAATGTTGTTCATCGAGACGCCAACGAATCCGACAATGGAAATCACCGACCTGAAAGCGATAGCGAAGTTGGCAAAGCAACACAAACTCATCTCCGTGTGCGATAACACATTTGCCACGCCATACCTCCAACGACCGCTCGACTGCGGATTCGATGTCGTCGTTCACAGTCTTACAAAATATCTGAACGGACATAGCGACATGCTCGGTGGAATGGTCATCACCAACAATAAGAAAATCACCGAGCGACTTCGTTTCTTCCAAAAAGCTGTTGGAGGTATTCTCAGTCCGTTCGATGCATGGCTTTGTCTGCGCGGGACAAAAACTCTTGCCGTCCGAATGGAACGACATGGCGAAAGTGCAATGAAAGTCGCCCAATGGTTATCAAAACAAAAGAAAATCAAACGAGTGTATTACCCGGGATTGCCGGAACATCCGCAACATCATCTGGCGAAGCGACAGATGAAAAACTTCGGTGGCATGATTTCGTTCGACCTCGGAAGTTTGGAAGCGGCAAAGAGATTTCTCAAGCGAGTCCGGTTGTGCGCGTTAGCAGAAAGTTTGGGCGGTGTGGAAACACTCATCTCTCATCCTGCGACAATGACTCACGCATCTATTCCGTATGAGCAACGACAGAAAATCGGAGTGACGGATGGCTTGGTGAGAATTTCCGTCGGGCTCGAGGATGTTGACGATATCATCGCGGATTTGAAGAGCGCTCTTTAA